A region of uncultured Carboxylicivirga sp. DNA encodes the following proteins:
- a CDS encoding sulfatase: MKKSLYLNLFLFLWSCLSAYSQDKKPNIVIIIADDCTHNELALYGGKNVKTPAIDKLASEGLTFNKAYVTMSMCTPSRSELYTGLYPTQSGVCWNHAQAREGTQSIVQYLGQLGYRTGIAGKLHINPMKSVFPFELVEGVERNCVSNTAKYDSKGMFDFVSRDDSQPFCLVTALTCPHVPWTVGDPSHFNTDSLMLPPYFVDTKETRIAYSKFLAEIEVLDQQVGKTIDMLKKANVYDNTIIIFTSEQGAQFPYCKWTNYDNGVHTAFVVKWNGVTKPGSRTDALIQYNDVLPTLLDAMGNKQSGFDGTSFLPVLKGEADHHRDYAYFMHNNYPEGPSYPIRSITDGEFHYVHNLNHENIYVEKHLMGHPVHSGYWSSWMLNITRSEEDFNRVSNYMLRPEEELYHTSQDKYERINLAGQKDYTSIHKKLAKELNKWMDEQSDPGSELDSEEEFEAQKEGRHFQLKKSKINK; the protein is encoded by the coding sequence ATGAAAAAATCCTTATACCTAAATCTGTTTCTATTCTTATGGTCTTGTTTGTCAGCTTATTCTCAAGATAAAAAGCCTAACATCGTTATAATCATAGCTGATGATTGTACACATAACGAATTAGCTTTATATGGTGGTAAAAATGTTAAGACACCAGCTATTGATAAACTTGCATCCGAAGGTTTAACATTTAACAAAGCATACGTAACCATGTCGATGTGTACACCCAGTCGTTCAGAATTATACACTGGTCTGTATCCAACACAAAGTGGGGTTTGCTGGAATCATGCTCAGGCTCGTGAAGGAACTCAAAGCATTGTTCAATATTTAGGTCAACTTGGCTATAGAACAGGCATTGCTGGTAAGTTGCATATTAATCCTATGAAAAGTGTTTTTCCTTTTGAATTAGTTGAAGGGGTAGAGCGGAATTGTGTGAGTAATACTGCAAAATATGATTCAAAAGGAATGTTTGATTTTGTTTCCCGGGATGACAGCCAACCATTTTGTTTAGTTACAGCATTGACATGTCCACATGTTCCCTGGACTGTTGGTGATCCATCTCATTTTAATACGGATAGTTTGATGTTACCTCCCTATTTTGTTGATACAAAGGAAACACGTATTGCCTATTCAAAGTTCCTGGCCGAAATTGAAGTTTTGGATCAACAGGTGGGTAAAACCATTGACATGCTTAAAAAAGCGAATGTCTATGATAATACAATAATCATTTTTACTTCGGAGCAAGGAGCGCAGTTTCCTTATTGTAAATGGACCAATTACGATAATGGAGTTCATACTGCATTTGTAGTTAAATGGAATGGGGTAACCAAACCAGGTAGCAGAACCGATGCATTGATTCAATATAATGATGTTTTGCCAACTTTATTGGATGCAATGGGTAATAAACAATCTGGTTTTGATGGTACAAGCTTTTTACCTGTTTTAAAAGGTGAAGCTGATCATCATCGTGATTATGCTTATTTTATGCATAACAACTATCCCGAAGGACCATCCTATCCGATTCGTTCCATTACCGACGGTGAATTTCATTATGTCCATAATCTGAATCATGAAAATATTTATGTGGAAAAGCATTTAATGGGACATCCTGTACATTCGGGTTACTGGTCGTCGTGGATGTTAAATATTACTCGCAGCGAAGAAGATTTTAATCGTGTTTCTAACTATATGCTCAGACCTGAAGAGGAATTATATCATACTTCTCAGGATAAATATGAAAGAATCAATTTGGCAGGGCAAAAAGATTACACATCTATCCACAAGAAGTTGGCCAAAGAATTAAATAAATGGATGGACGAACAAAGTGATCCGGGCTCTGAACTTGATTCGGAAGAGGAGTTTGAGGCACAAAAAGAAGGACGCCATTTTCAGCTCAAAAAATCTAAAATTAATAAGTAA
- a CDS encoding beta-L-arabinofuranosidase domain-containing protein has product MKFLFSKLLFLLVASLNVIHVNSQNNNYITNQSPLIDVPFYALPLGSVKADGWLLKQLELQKDGLTGYSETLYSSADDLGAGCDWLGGTGNSWERAPYYVKGLIALAYTLNDETLKNRTQKWIDWSLNSQDENGFFGPPNNTEWWPRMPMLYAIRDYYEATQDSRVLPFFTKYFQYELNHLDEVPLIYWGKARAGDNMEIVLWLYNRTGDQFLLELADKLESQAYDWRNILKANYFNGFGGDFYPKHNVNVPQGIKMPAIYYQKSQSDNDKIAFSEGTDHLMHDHGQPEGMQSGNEMLAGKSSLTGLEMCSIVEQMQSCETVQMITGDVSVGDQLEKVAFNALPGGVSKDFKGLQYYTQANQVKSADGHHGFGQQYNNGLMPGPYSGYGCCRFNLHMGWPYYVKTMWAATNDNGLAALVYGPSEVTAMVADHVEVTIKETTNYPFAESLVFELTSSENVAFPLKLRIPEWCSNPHITVNGQVQTNVVSGEFYTIDRNWSNNDVVELSLPMDIVINDEVNQSVSVQRGPIVYSLKIDENWSVKNDFGNGFKEYEVLPETAWNYALILDKNNPESSISVNNHAMPENPFLQATTPITLTVNAKKTDKWKYTINGLMASDPPFGSISSDFVTEQVELVPFGSENIRVTCFPVIGESQLLTESFEDDFNDGNYEGWVEYSGSFMTRNNEFISTNTVGTPGSKAIQSATSFADFTLDVRMQVGNTGDAGIIFRASDLSFNPDDYNGYYFGLSAERNELILGKANGGWQALKIISNTINNDTWYNIRVIAEGNNLKIFVNDMTSPKIEYNDASFTSGSIGVRTYSALAKWDDIKVISSSATQVKNVSSDHKIKIYPNPANDSIHINFSESDLGKCQIKLYSEAGKLMQSGKRNQEETEFVFDRKRMKAGTYIVKIESDKEVINSQVVVI; this is encoded by the coding sequence ATGAAATTTTTATTCTCCAAACTACTTTTTCTATTGGTAGCTTCTTTAAATGTAATTCATGTCAATTCTCAGAACAATAATTACATCACCAATCAATCACCTTTGATTGATGTTCCTTTCTATGCCTTGCCTTTGGGCTCAGTAAAAGCTGATGGATGGCTATTGAAACAATTGGAGCTTCAAAAAGACGGATTGACAGGTTATTCTGAGACATTGTATAGTAGTGCTGATGACCTGGGAGCTGGTTGCGATTGGTTAGGAGGTACCGGAAATAGTTGGGAGAGAGCTCCATATTATGTAAAAGGATTAATAGCTCTGGCTTATACATTAAACGACGAAACACTAAAAAATCGCACTCAAAAGTGGATTGATTGGTCATTAAATAGTCAGGATGAGAATGGATTTTTTGGTCCTCCAAATAATACGGAATGGTGGCCTCGTATGCCAATGCTCTATGCAATCCGCGATTATTATGAGGCTACTCAGGATTCAAGGGTTTTGCCATTCTTTACCAAGTATTTTCAATATGAGTTAAACCATCTGGATGAGGTTCCACTTATTTATTGGGGAAAAGCACGTGCCGGTGACAATATGGAGATTGTTTTATGGCTTTACAATCGCACGGGTGACCAGTTTCTATTGGAATTAGCTGATAAGTTAGAATCTCAGGCCTACGACTGGAGAAATATTTTGAAGGCAAATTATTTCAATGGTTTTGGTGGTGATTTCTATCCAAAACATAATGTGAATGTTCCTCAGGGAATTAAAATGCCAGCTATTTATTACCAGAAATCGCAAAGTGATAATGATAAAATAGCATTTAGTGAAGGAACGGATCATTTAATGCATGATCATGGACAACCTGAAGGTATGCAGTCGGGTAATGAAATGCTGGCAGGTAAATCATCATTAACCGGATTGGAAATGTGTAGTATTGTTGAGCAGATGCAAAGCTGTGAGACTGTACAAATGATAACAGGTGATGTTAGTGTTGGTGACCAGTTGGAAAAGGTTGCCTTTAATGCGTTGCCGGGTGGGGTAAGTAAAGATTTTAAAGGGTTACAGTATTACACGCAGGCAAACCAGGTAAAAAGTGCAGATGGTCATCATGGCTTTGGTCAACAATATAATAATGGCTTGATGCCAGGGCCATATTCCGGTTATGGATGTTGCCGTTTTAATTTACACATGGGTTGGCCTTATTATGTAAAAACTATGTGGGCAGCGACCAACGATAATGGATTGGCTGCCTTGGTTTACGGACCTAGTGAAGTAACGGCTATGGTTGCTGATCATGTTGAGGTGACAATCAAAGAAACTACAAATTATCCTTTTGCTGAATCTTTGGTGTTTGAATTAACAAGTTCAGAGAACGTTGCTTTTCCATTGAAATTAAGGATTCCTGAGTGGTGTTCTAATCCTCACATAACGGTTAATGGTCAAGTCCAGACAAATGTCGTTTCAGGTGAATTCTATACCATTGACAGAAACTGGAGTAACAATGATGTGGTTGAGTTAAGTTTACCGATGGATATTGTCATTAATGATGAAGTTAATCAGTCAGTAAGTGTTCAACGAGGTCCAATAGTTTATTCATTAAAAATAGATGAAAACTGGTCGGTTAAGAATGACTTTGGCAATGGTTTTAAAGAATATGAAGTGTTGCCGGAAACAGCCTGGAATTATGCTCTAATTCTGGATAAAAATAATCCTGAAAGTTCTATTTCAGTCAATAATCACGCAATGCCAGAAAATCCATTCCTGCAAGCGACAACTCCTATTACATTAACTGTAAATGCCAAAAAAACGGATAAGTGGAAATATACAATTAACGGCTTAATGGCAAGTGATCCTCCTTTTGGATCCATTTCTTCTGATTTTGTAACCGAACAGGTAGAATTAGTTCCGTTTGGATCAGAGAATATAAGAGTAACCTGTTTTCCTGTAATTGGTGAAAGCCAGTTACTGACAGAATCATTTGAAGATGATTTTAATGATGGTAATTACGAAGGATGGGTTGAATACAGTGGTAGTTTTATGACAAGAAATAACGAGTTTATATCGACCAATACCGTTGGTACACCTGGATCGAAAGCTATTCAGTCAGCCACTTCTTTTGCCGATTTTACATTGGATGTAAGAATGCAGGTTGGGAATACCGGCGATGCAGGAATCATCTTCAGAGCCAGTGATCTTTCATTTAATCCGGACGATTATAATGGTTATTACTTTGGCTTGAGCGCCGAAAGAAATGAATTGATATTAGGGAAGGCCAATGGAGGTTGGCAGGCTTTAAAAATTATATCTAATACAATTAATAACGATACATGGTATAATATCAGGGTGATTGCCGAAGGCAATAATCTAAAGATATTTGTTAATGATATGACCTCGCCAAAAATAGAATATAATGATGCATCATTTACTTCGGGTAGTATTGGAGTCAGAACCTATTCTGCTTTGGCAAAATGGGACGATATTAAAGTGATAAGCTCTTCGGCTACACAAGTAAAAAACGTCTCATCAGATCATAAAATTAAAATTTATCCTAATCCTGCAAATGATTCTATTCACATTAATTTTAGTGAATCAGATTTAGGAAAATGTCAGATCAAATTATATTCTGAGGCTGGTAAATTAATGCAATCAGGTAAACGCAATCAGGAAGAAACCGAATTTGTTTTTGATCGAAAAAGAATGAAGGCAGGAACATACATTGTAAAAATTGAATCAGATAAGGAAGTTATAAATTCTCAGGTGGTAGTAATATAG
- a CDS encoding sugar-binding domain-containing protein has product MKFIIYLMLLLLPLNLLAQQPWQMKQAPLMTSFSNDIDPANVLPEYPRPQMVREQWQNLNGIWQYQPAYSISESTPAGNLANEVLVPFAIESAISGIMEYHEYLWYKKSFTVPTDWSGQRIKLHFGAVDYLCKVIVNGTTVGTHQGGYDSFSFDITDALTGSGDQELAVLVYDPTDSKGFPRGKQTLYPGGIMYTSVTGIWQTVWLEPVPDTNIQTIKMVPDIDQSVLNLTVNTEGDATGVTVTAVVKDGETTVSTQTAYANEAFNISVPNAKLWSPTDPFLYDIDITIEKDGAVLDQIGSYFGMRKIAMVEEEGIQKLYLNNAFLFHLGPLDQGFWPDGLYTAPTDAALKSDIEKIKAYGFNMVRKHIKVEPQRWYYWADKLGVMVWQDMPSMNSYTSNPQPREDAAFETELIQMVEEHWNSPSIVMWVVFNEYQGQHDVVNLVNLVMDMDPTRMVNQGSGGPFENAGHILDYHSYPPPTAPESSTQVRACGEFGGIGYNIDGHLWDPSRLMEYITVDNEEEYLSTYEEYMDQLTVYKTNNGLSAGVYTEITDVEIELNGLMTYDRLDKAEMSRIFAANQKVINNNIYIYELVPSSEKSPQVWKYRTDQPATTWYQTTYTDSHWSTGNGGFGTYGTPGAVIGTEWNTNNIWMRRQFELGDLSSVNMDDVYLYIHHDEACEVYINGVLATSLTGYTTKYITVPISAEAKAALIENGTNLIAVHCNQTAGGQFMDVGLSLRSLDYQYPTAINNHKILNDLNLYPNPVEDTMTISKELSSDAYASIINLKGQEMQQIKGQIDHVDVSGLKTGLYVLKVNDGGIVQNIKFYKK; this is encoded by the coding sequence ATGAAATTTATAATCTATTTAATGCTGTTGTTGCTGCCATTGAATTTGTTGGCACAGCAACCCTGGCAAATGAAGCAGGCTCCGCTGATGACTTCATTTTCGAATGACATTGATCCTGCAAATGTTTTGCCTGAATATCCAAGACCTCAAATGGTCAGAGAACAGTGGCAGAATCTGAATGGTATTTGGCAATATCAACCGGCTTATTCTATTAGTGAATCAACTCCTGCTGGAAACCTGGCAAATGAAGTACTGGTTCCTTTTGCTATTGAGTCTGCTATTTCAGGTATCATGGAGTATCATGAATATTTATGGTACAAGAAAAGCTTTACAGTTCCAACAGATTGGAGTGGTCAAAGAATAAAATTGCATTTCGGAGCAGTTGATTATCTGTGTAAAGTCATTGTCAACGGTACTACTGTTGGAACACATCAGGGTGGATATGACTCATTTTCGTTTGATATAACTGATGCTTTAACAGGATCGGGTGATCAGGAATTAGCTGTTTTGGTATATGATCCAACAGACAGCAAGGGTTTTCCAAGAGGTAAGCAAACATTGTATCCTGGTGGTATCATGTATACATCGGTAACAGGTATTTGGCAAACTGTTTGGTTAGAACCAGTGCCTGACACTAATATTCAAACCATTAAAATGGTTCCGGATATTGACCAGAGTGTATTAAATCTAACTGTTAACACTGAAGGTGATGCAACAGGGGTTACTGTTACTGCTGTGGTTAAAGATGGAGAAACAACTGTTTCAACTCAAACAGCATATGCTAATGAGGCATTTAATATTTCAGTGCCGAACGCTAAGTTGTGGTCACCAACAGATCCTTTCCTGTATGATATTGATATTACTATCGAAAAAGATGGAGCCGTTCTTGATCAGATAGGCAGTTATTTTGGCATGCGAAAAATTGCCATGGTTGAAGAGGAAGGTATTCAAAAATTGTATCTGAATAATGCATTCCTGTTTCACTTAGGACCATTGGATCAAGGATTCTGGCCTGATGGATTATACACCGCACCAACAGATGCAGCGCTTAAATCAGATATTGAGAAAATAAAAGCTTATGGTTTCAATATGGTACGTAAGCATATAAAAGTTGAACCACAACGCTGGTATTACTGGGCTGATAAGTTGGGTGTAATGGTATGGCAAGATATGCCTTCTATGAATTCTTACACTTCTAATCCTCAACCAAGGGAAGATGCTGCATTCGAAACTGAGTTGATTCAAATGGTAGAAGAGCATTGGAATAGCCCAAGTATTGTAATGTGGGTTGTGTTCAATGAATACCAAGGACAACATGATGTTGTTAATCTCGTTAATCTGGTAATGGATATGGATCCAACAAGAATGGTTAACCAGGGAAGTGGTGGCCCATTCGAAAATGCCGGACATATTCTTGATTATCATTCTTATCCTCCTCCAACTGCTCCTGAATCATCGACACAGGTGCGTGCTTGTGGGGAGTTTGGAGGAATTGGTTACAATATCGATGGTCATCTTTGGGATCCGTCCCGACTTATGGAGTATATTACTGTTGACAACGAAGAAGAATATCTTTCAACTTATGAGGAATACATGGATCAGCTTACAGTATATAAGACCAATAATGGGTTGAGTGCTGGTGTTTATACAGAAATTACTGATGTAGAAATAGAGCTTAATGGTTTAATGACTTATGATCGCCTTGATAAAGCAGAAATGAGTAGAATCTTTGCTGCTAATCAAAAAGTAATCAATAATAATATTTACATCTATGAGTTAGTACCATCTTCAGAAAAATCACCACAGGTATGGAAATACAGAACTGATCAACCTGCTACAACCTGGTATCAAACAACCTACACCGATAGTCATTGGTCAACTGGTAATGGTGGTTTTGGAACTTATGGAACTCCAGGAGCTGTTATTGGAACAGAGTGGAATACAAATAACATCTGGATGCGTCGTCAGTTTGAATTAGGTGATTTATCATCTGTTAATATGGATGATGTGTATTTGTATATTCATCATGATGAAGCCTGTGAAGTATATATTAATGGAGTTTTAGCAACTTCTTTAACAGGATATACGACCAAATATATTACGGTACCGATATCTGCTGAAGCAAAAGCTGCTTTGATTGAAAATGGAACTAATTTAATTGCTGTACATTGTAATCAAACTGCAGGTGGCCAATTTATGGATGTTGGATTATCATTACGCAGTCTGGATTATCAATATCCAACAGCTATTAATAATCATAAAATTTTAAATGATTTAAATCTTTATCCAAACCCTGTTGAGGATACAATGACCATATCTAAAGAACTTTCAAGTGATGCATATGCAAGTATCATAAATTTGAAAGGTCAGGAAATGCAACAAATAAAAGGTCAGATTGATCATGTTGATGTTTCTGGTTTGAAAACGGGTTTGTATGTTTTAAAAGTGAATGATGGTGGGATAGTGCAGAATATAAAGTTTTATAAAAAATGA
- a CDS encoding glycoside hydrolase family 43 protein produces MDFKKIYILGFILLAFVVSASAQKVKTAGNPVFKGWYADPEGIIFDDEYWIFPTYSAPYHEQVFMDAFSSKDLVKWKKHKSIIDTTEVKWAKYAMWAPAIIKKDNKYFLFFAANDIQNNEQPGGIGIGIAVKPEGPYKDYLGKPLLDKIHNGAQPIDQFIFHDKDGQYYMIYGGWGHCNIVKMKDDFTGFIPYDDGTIFKEITPEGYVEGPFMFIRNGKYYFMWSEGGWGGPHYQVAYAIADSPFGPFKRIGVVLKQDPTVATGAGHHSLIQIPGEDDWYIVYHRRPLGETDANNRVTCIDKLTFDENGYIQPVKITFEGVKRKEL; encoded by the coding sequence ATGGATTTTAAAAAGATTTATATTCTGGGATTTATTTTGTTAGCATTTGTTGTAAGTGCTTCGGCGCAAAAAGTTAAAACAGCAGGTAATCCTGTTTTTAAAGGTTGGTATGCCGATCCGGAAGGAATAATATTTGATGATGAGTACTGGATTTTCCCTACTTACTCAGCCCCCTATCACGAGCAGGTTTTTATGGATGCTTTTTCATCAAAAGACTTAGTGAAGTGGAAGAAGCACAAAAGTATTATTGATACAACAGAGGTTAAATGGGCCAAATATGCCATGTGGGCTCCTGCAATCATTAAAAAAGATAATAAGTACTTTCTGTTTTTTGCTGCCAATGATATACAAAACAACGAGCAGCCCGGAGGTATTGGAATTGGAATAGCAGTTAAGCCTGAAGGACCTTATAAAGACTACCTTGGTAAACCTCTGTTGGATAAAATTCATAACGGAGCTCAACCCATTGATCAGTTTATTTTTCATGATAAGGATGGTCAGTATTACATGATTTATGGTGGTTGGGGACACTGTAATATTGTTAAGATGAAAGATGATTTTACCGGATTTATACCTTATGATGATGGAACCATCTTTAAAGAAATAACACCTGAGGGATATGTTGAAGGACCATTTATGTTTATCCGCAATGGCAAATACTATTTTATGTGGTCCGAAGGTGGTTGGGGTGGTCCTCATTATCAGGTGGCCTATGCAATTGCCGATTCACCATTTGGACCTTTTAAACGCATTGGTGTTGTTTTAAAGCAAGATCCTACGGTTGCTACAGGTGCAGGTCATCATTCATTAATTCAAATCCCTGGTGAAGACGATTGGTACATAGTTTATCATCGTAGACCATTGGGCGAAACAGATGCCAATAACCGTGTGACATGTATTGATAAACTAACATTTGATGAAAACGGATATATACAACCTGTAAAAATCACTTTTGAAGGAGTGAAAAGGAAAGAATTATAA